The following proteins come from a genomic window of Rutidosis leptorrhynchoides isolate AG116_Rl617_1_P2 chromosome 10, CSIRO_AGI_Rlap_v1, whole genome shotgun sequence:
- the LOC139871730 gene encoding glycosyl hydrolase 5 family protein-like, whose amino-acid sequence MMMISHKVITHTKMEQGSFRSSLILLILFLLIPIILVFLATIIHHNNHQHHHTPPVANLSLSTNSRWIIDDRNNGERVKLSCVNWVSHLDVALAEGLSKQPVDEISKKILEMGFNCVRLTYPLFLITYETLGLRTVRQSLQMLGLSGSVAGVQVNNPSIVDLSLVDAFKEVVRSLDRNNVMIILDNHISRPGWCCNDNDGNGFFGDKYFDPDVWIKGVTRVANMFVGYANVIGMSLRNELRGHRQDVKTWYMYMQKCAEHVHSANPNVLVILSGLSYDQDLSFLQKTPVSLSFSRKLVFEIHWYGFSNDNDWLTSNANDVCGRVIDTMKSKSMFLLDQGYPLFISEWGVDQRGTNENDNRYLNCFLGWAAEHDLDWALWTIVGSYYYREGVAGMEEFYGLLNWNWRQPRNTSFLDKIESIQSPFQVPGLSTNGQHKVIFHPSTGLCSNISSVYRALRAKPNIDFRSMF is encoded by the exons atgatgatgatctcaCATAAAGTCATAACACACACCAAAATGGAACAAGGATCATTTCGATCATCTCTAATTCTCCTCATCTTATTCCTTCTAATCCCAATCATCCTCGTATTTCTCGCCACCATAATCCACCACAACAACCACCAACACCACCACACCCCGCCCGTGGCTAACCTATCACTCTCCACAAACTCACGTTGGATCATCGACGATCGAAACAATGGTGAGAGAGTTAAGTTATCATGTGTAAATTGGGTTAGCCATCTTGATGTTGCATTAGCTGAGGGACTTAGCAAACAACCTGTTGATGAGATATCCAAAAAAATACTAGAAATGGGATTTAACTGTGTGAGATTAACGTATCCGTTGTTTTTGATTACGTATGAAACGTTGGGATTAAGGACGGTGAGGCAATCGTTGCAGATGTTAGGGTTGTCGGGGTCAGTTGCCGGAGTTCAAGTTAATAATCCTTCCATCGTTGACCTTTCTCTTGTAGATGCTTTTAAG GAAGTTGTAAGGAGCCTGGATAGGAACAATGTGATGATAATATTGGACAATCATATAAGCCGGCCAGGATGGTGTTGTAACGACAATGATGGTAATGGTTTTTTCGGCGACAAGTATTTTGATCCCGATGTTTGGATCAAGGGGGTTACTAGAGTCGCCAACATGTTCGTAGGTTATGCTAACGTCATCGGTATGAGCTTGAGAAATGAACTTCGTGGGCATAGACAAGACGTTAAAACTTGGTACAT GTATATGCAAAAATGTGCGGAACACGTTCATTCAGCAAACCCTAATGTATTAGTCATTTTATCAGGTTTGAGTTACGATCAAGATTTGTCTTTTCTTCAGAAGACTCCTGTTAGTCTATCTTTCAGTAGAAAATTAGTATTCGAGATTCACTGGTATGGTTTTTCAAATGACAATGATTGGCTCACGAGTAACGCAAACGATGTATGTGGTCGGGTAATCGATACAATGAAGAGCAAATCGATGTTTTTGTTGGACCAAGGTTACCCTTTGTTTATAAGTGAATGGGGAGTAGATCAAAGGGGTACAAATGAGAATGACAATAGGTATTTAAATTGTTTCCTGGGCTGGGCTGCTGAACATGACCTTGATTGGGCTTTATGGACTATTGTTGGGAGCTATTATTATAGAGAAGGTGTTGCTGGGATGGAAGAGTTTTATGGGCTTTTGAATTGGAATTGGCGTCAGCCAAGGAATACAAGTTTTTTGGATAAGATCGAATCTATTCAATCTCCTTTTCAAG TACCAGGCTTATCAACCAACGGACAACATAAAGTAATATTTCATCCGTCTACAGGGCTTTGC